TGATCACAGCCGCGCGGGCGGACCGGCCGTCCTTTGGCTGCGGCGCCGAAGCGGACATCACCTATTTCGGCCATGCATTCCTGACCGAGGCGCTGAACCAGACTACCTCGCTCACCGGCGCCTTCGAACTCGCGCGCGAGCGGGTGGGAGAAATGGAAAAGGCAGAGGATTTCGAGCCTTCCGAGCCACAGATGGCACTCGGCGCGCTGATGGCGCAGAAACTGCGCGACTGGAGCGCGCGCCTACCCGAAACCAAGAAGGTCGTGTTCCAACCCGCCACCAGGCCTGCCGCACACGCCTGTGGCCCGGGAACCCAGCAACCCTGCGAGTGAGTTGCTCACTGCAGGGTCCGGCCCGCAAAACCGGGCGTTGCTGGTTAGGCCGGTGTAGCGCGCAGCGCTTCACCGGCAGAGAGCCGCAGAGGTGCTGCGCGGCACTACGGCCTACGCACCCACAGATCCCGTTTCTGCCTGACCTGCCCGCAACCCGGCAGGTGCAGTCATTCAGATCTCGAGCGCAGCCCGCGCACCCGCCAGTCGGCCGGTGAGATCGCGCGACAACCCGACCAGCACGCTGGTGCCGGCGCCGGCATCGATCGCATGCACCAGCTCGCGCGCCAACTGCCCGAGATCGTCGAATCCGTACATGCCGGCGGAGCCCGCCAGCTTGTGCGCGAGGTCGCGCAGCGTGCGCAACTGCGGCTCACCTTCACTTGCCAGCGCCTCGCAGGCGGCATCGATGGCTGCAGCCTTGGCCGGAAAGCTGTCGATGTAGCGGCGACGCAGTGCCTCGGGAATCACTTCATTGGCCATCGCTTGCCCTCCCGGGCCTGACTGTAGGAAGCCCCGCGCTGCTCAGGCCGCGCGCTCGAGTCGATAACCATGCTGGTACACCGAGATCAGGCGCCAGCCATTGCTGTCGTCGATCTCCAGCTTCTTGCGGATGCGGCTGATGTGCGCGTCCACGGTGCGGGTGGTGATGGTCTGGCTGCGACCCCAGACGCGCTCGAGCAGCACGCCACGCTTCACCAGGCGGCCGGCGTTGGCGAACATGTACGCCGCCAGGTCGAATTCCTTGCTGGTCAGCTCGACCTGCTTGCCACGCAGGCTGATCATGCGGTGGCCAACATCCACCGTGTAAGGATCGCAGCCCTGCAGCACTTCGGCGGGCTGGATGGCTCCGGCGCGCCGGCCGACGGCCTGCACGCGCGCGAGCAATTCGCGACGGCGCGGCGGCTTGACCAGGTAGTCGTCGGCGCCGGCCTGCAACGCGGCCACCACATGCTCTTCCGAATCCTGGGCGGTGATGAACACCACCGGGATGCGTCCAAGGAAACTCTGGCGCACCCAGGTCAGCACATCCATGCCGGAGGACTCGGGCAGCACCCAGTCAAGCAGCAGCACATCCGGCACATCCCGGTGCAGCGCGCGGGTCATGTCGCCACCGGAACGGTACCAGCGCACATCATGACCTTCCTCGGTCAGCCAATGGCTGATCATCTCAGCCTGGTCCGGATCATCTTCGAGCAGATCGATACGCATTCTGGTAGCTCCCGTCGCTTCGCGCGCTTCTGACTGTAGCCGATTGTTGCAATTGTATCCGAACAGGTACGGCACCAAGCTAGTTCAAACGACTAAACAACCACCAGCTGAAGCTGGTGGGTTTGTCTTGCGGACTGAAAGTCCGGATACGCGTCGCCTGAACGACGCGTCCTACTCAGGCTCCATCTTGAAGTCACCGG
The Rhodanobacteraceae bacterium genome window above contains:
- a CDS encoding peptidase C13, which produces ITAARADRPSFGCGAEADITYFGHAFLTEALNQTTSLTGAFELARERVGEMEKAEDFEPSEPQMALGALMAQKLRDWSARLPETKKVVFQPATRPAAHACGPGTQQPCE
- a CDS encoding Hpt domain-containing protein, with protein sequence MANEVIPEALRRRYIDSFPAKAAAIDAACEALASEGEPQLRTLRDLAHKLAGSAGMYGFDDLGQLARELVHAIDAGAGTSVLVGLSRDLTGRLAGARAALEI
- a CDS encoding response regulator transcription factor, with translation MLEDDPDQAEMISHWLTEEGHDVRWYRSGGDMTRALHRDVPDVLLLDWVLPESSGMDVLTWVRQSFLGRIPVVFITAQDSEEHVVAALQAGADDYLVKPPRRRELLARVQAVGRRAGAIQPAEVLQGCDPYTVDVGHRMISLRGKQVELTSKEFDLAAYMFANAGRLVKRGVLLERVWGRSQTITTRTVDAHISRIRKKLEIDDSNGWRLISVYQHGYRLERAA